A segment of the Aureliella helgolandensis genome:
GCATGGGAATTCCCTCTTTGTAGACCGTCGGCATCAGCCAGCGTTGCGACGTAAGGCGGGGCTAGGGTAGCTGCGGACCGATTGGCAGGAAAATCCCAGAAATAAAATCTTCCTGCCAACATCTTCCTGCCAGCAATGGGAGCATCCTTGGGACAGCACTGTGGACTTCCCGGGGAAAGCACGGGAGGTGGTATCTCAGCACGCATGCAGCAATCCGCTTAGCCGAGCTAGACGAACATCAGCAACGGCGTGGACTTACCACCACAGGGCGATCAAGAACAAACCGCAGGCGATGGTCCCACACAGAGCCTTGCCGACTGTGCCTAGTAGGCGTCCCCAGAAAGCAGCACTGCCGATATTGAGGCTGCTTTCCCAATCCTTGCCGGCCCATCGTTCCCCGGCGGCCGCCCCCACGAACGAACCGCTGGCGCCGAGCAAGAGAGAAACCAGAACACTCCCAAGAATCGGTGGCGGCACCAGAGCGCCCAGGAACAAGCCTCCCACGGCCCCGGCCAATGAGCCTACTAAAGCCAGCGCCGCACCGCGTTTGGAACCTCCTAAGCGACTCGCTCCCAAAGCACTAGCTGCGAATTCGAGCAGCTCGCCGAGGAGTGCGGCAGCGACGATTCCGAGCAACGCCAACAGTCCCACATAGCCGCGATACTCCTGGGGGAAAAAGAACCAGCAAGCTAGGGCCATCAATACGATTCCCCAGTTGCCCGGCATCCCTAGTCCACCTATCGCCCAAGCAACGATTGCCAGCAGAGTCAGCAACACCATTAGACTAAATAAAAACATGATGCCTGACGCTCATCTCTTTCACGATCAAGTCCCCCTGGAAACCACGATCCGCTTCACTTCGCTAGCCATGCGTTCGAACACCGTCTGCCAATCCCCAATCTTTGCCTGTCGGAACAAGCGAATGCTTGGATACCAGGGAGAGTCCTCTCGCGCTAGCATCCACCGCCAATCGGGTACAAAGCCCAAAGCGATCCAGGTCGGCACATTGAGCCCTCCGGCTAGGTGCGCGATGGAAGTATCACTACTGATGACCAAATCGAGTGTCTCCATGATGGCTGCTGTATCCATGAAAGCACCTCCGGTTTGGTCAATCTGAGGCCCCAAGGACAAGACCGCTGATGAACCCTGCCACTGCTGCAATTGTTCGGTCCCCTGCCCCGTCTGAAAACTGACCAGCTCCACTTCGGGAATTTGGCTGAGGCACTCGAACTCTTTTAAGGGTACGCTGCGAAACAGGTCTGCTTGATGATCGGGATTGCCTTGCCAGGCAATGCCTATTCGAAACTTCCCCGGTGATCTTGGCAGCCGCCCCGCCCAGTAAGACCTAAGATGCTCCGATGCGTGCAGATAGGGCAGTGTTGCGGGAACGTTGTCTGCACGAATTTGGAGAACGTCGGCCACATCGAGAAGCGAGCATTGAAAATCAAATCTTCCCTCTGGCTGCAGACTATTGGGAAAGACGGGGCCCAATTCGGCCGATTGCTGCAACAGGGCGACCAAGGGTGCCTGGCAATAAATCAATGTCTGCGCTCCATGCTGTCTGAGCAGGTTGGCCATGCGGACGAAGTGGAGTGTATCCCCCAGTCCCTGTTCGGCAGTGAGCAGGATCGACTTGCCACGGAGATCTTGGCCGTTCCAGACCGGAGCAGCTATTTGCGGCCGATGCAGATCCCCAACTTTCCAACGCCATCGATACTCGGCCCAACCTTCGGCAAAGCGGCCTTGCAATAGGTAGATAACCCCTAAGTTCCGGTGCAATTCAGCGTCATTGGGATTCAACTCCAGAGCTTGCTGGTAGTACAGCAGGCCCTTGTCGAGCTGGCCGGTCCACACATGCAGAGTGCCACGATTCTTGTAGGCGTTGAAATAGTCTGGTTTGAGATCGATTGCATGTTGAAACGATCGATCGGACTCTTCGAATTCCCCAACGTAGCGGAGCGAGTTGCCGAGGTTATTCAGCGCGATAGGAAACTCGGGATGCAACTGCAGGGCCTGCCGGTAGGCCGCGACCGCTGCAGGATAATCGCGTTGATCATGCAAGGCGATACCGAGGTAGCACCATGCATTGGCGTTCTGGGAATCCTCTTGCAGCACGGCGCGATAGATGCGTTCAGCGTGCGCAAAATGCTTTTGCTGGTGAAATTGCCAGCCCCGTTGCAGCGCGTTTTGGTGGGAGGTGTTCATGCAGCCTCGAGTTGGAGCGAACAAAAAACCTCAAGTCAAAACGATTATTGTTTTGACTTGAGGTTTGCAATTTTTCGGCCCTGCAGGCAGTCCCAGAAGATTCTGCCAGCGATGGCTTAGTCGAGGAAGCCAACCAAGTCTTGACTGCGACTTGGCTGTTGCAACTTGCGTACAGCCTTGGCTTCAATCTGCCGAATCCGCTCACGTGTCACCTTGAAGATATGCCCGACTTCTTCGAGAGTGTAGCTATAGCCATCTCCCAAGCCGTAACGCAATTTAATGATCTCGCGTTCGCGGTAGCTCAAGGTTTTCAGGACGTGGTTGATACGATCTCGCAGCATCTCCTGCCCGGCGCCAATGGCGGGACTCTCGGCGGTTCCGTCTGGCAATAGGTCACCAAACTGACTGTCTTCGCTGTTCCCCACCGGCCGATCAAGGCTGATTGGATAGCGGCTCATAGCGAGGACGCGTCGAGCTTCTTCGATCGTAGTTTCAGCGCGTCGCGCGGTTTCTTCGAGGGTTGGTTCCCTGCCGAGTTCCTGCAACAGCTGACGCGACACATTGCGGACCCGCGACATGGTTTCGACCATGTGAACG
Coding sequences within it:
- a CDS encoding DUF456 domain-containing protein is translated as MFLFSLMVLLTLLAIVAWAIGGLGMPGNWGIVLMALACWFFFPQEYRGYVGLLALLGIVAAALLGELLEFAASALGASRLGGSKRGAALALVGSLAGAVGGLFLGALVPPPILGSVLVSLLLGASGSFVGAAAGERWAGKDWESSLNIGSAAFWGRLLGTVGKALCGTIACGLFLIALWW
- a CDS encoding tetratricopeptide repeat protein; this translates as MNTSHQNALQRGWQFHQQKHFAHAERIYRAVLQEDSQNANAWCYLGIALHDQRDYPAAVAAYRQALQLHPEFPIALNNLGNSLRYVGEFEESDRSFQHAIDLKPDYFNAYKNRGTLHVWTGQLDKGLLYYQQALELNPNDAELHRNLGVIYLLQGRFAEGWAEYRWRWKVGDLHRPQIAAPVWNGQDLRGKSILLTAEQGLGDTLHFVRMANLLRQHGAQTLIYCQAPLVALLQQSAELGPVFPNSLQPEGRFDFQCSLLDVADVLQIRADNVPATLPYLHASEHLRSYWAGRLPRSPGKFRIGIAWQGNPDHQADLFRSVPLKEFECLSQIPEVELVSFQTGQGTEQLQQWQGSSAVLSLGPQIDQTGGAFMDTAAIMETLDLVISSDTSIAHLAGGLNVPTWIALGFVPDWRWMLAREDSPWYPSIRLFRQAKIGDWQTVFERMASEVKRIVVSRGT